The DNA window TGGTTTATACTGGCACTTTGTAGACTTAGTATGGGTATTCGTATTTACATTCTTTTACCTTGTTTAACAGTGTTTTAAATAAAGTAGGAAATAAAAAAAGATTTTAAATATATAGATATTATGTCAAACGTTCACGAGACATCTACTGGTGAGATTCCAAAGGCTAAAACCAAACAAATTTGGAAGGTTTTCTGGATACTGTTAGGCCTTACAGCTTTAGAATTTGTGATTGCATTTGTATTTCCTCCTTCTATGTGGAGAGTGGGAGTGTTTGTAATCTTGACAATTGTAAAAGCATTTTATATTGTGGCTGAGTTTATGCACTTAGGGCATGAAGTAAAATTCTTGGCTTGGAGCATCATTCTCCCAATGATCTTTGTTGCCTGGTTTATTCTTGCAATGATGGTTGAGGGTGAATCTGTATTTACCTTACGCCTTTAAACATTTGAGTTAATGAACGGTTTTCGTATTTGAATAACTAAACTCAAAGATTTAATATATGCGAAATTTAACAAACTGGTTTACTAATAGTTCTATTGGTATTACCAGTTTTTTGTTTCTGTCTTGCGAACATTCGGTGAGAACAAGTATAAGTTGACTATATTTTATCCACAGGGGGTAGATTCTGTAAAAGTAAACGGTCAATGGAAAGTTGACTCTATATACCATACCATTACACCGTTCAAGTTTACTAATCAGAACAACAAAGAGGTGTCTAACAAAGATGTAAAAGGCAAAATATATGTGGCTGATTTCTTCTTTACACGTTGTGGTAGTATTTGCCCTAAAATGACCTCGCAACTTACCCGAGTGCAGAATGCATTTAAAGACAATAAAGAGATAAATATTCTCTCTTTTTCGATTGACCCTGAACATGATTCGGTAGAAGTATTGAAAAACTACGCCGATCAATATAAGGCAATCTCTGGACAGTGGCACTTTCTGACGGGGAATAAACACGAAATATATAACTTAGGGGTCAAAGGGTTCAAAATTCCTGTAGGAGACGAAGGGCAAGAGGTAACCCCTGACTATTTCCACAGTTCAAGACTGATATTGGTAGACCATAAGGGCAGAATAAGAGGGTATTACAATGGGGTTAGCCGAGACGAGGTAGACAAGTTAATCTTAGAGATTAAAGTATTACTTCAGGAGTATAAAGATTGATTGATGATTTAATAAATATATAAATATGACTAACGCGTTGATTGCTGAAAAAAACAAGCGTTTTATGCCTGTTATCTGGACAGTATCAATACTGATTCCACTGGTAGTGGCAGTACTATTTTATCTACAGCGAAAAATGGGTGGTTTAGGTAACTTGAATGTTTCTTTTTTGCCCCACTTGAACGCCATATTAAATTCTGCTACTTTTATATGTTTGCTAGGTGGTTTCTTTTCTATCAAAAACAAGAAAGAACAATACCATCGAATGTTTATGATGACTGCTTTTGTGTTGTCATCATTGTTTTTGGTATCTTATGTAATATACCATTCACAGGGGCATGAAGTGCCCTTTGGTGGACAAGGAGCAATTCGGTACTTTTACTTTGTAATACTCATTACCCACATTGGTTTATCTCTGTTTGTGGTGCCTTTAGCGCTGTTTGCCATATACTTTGCTATTACCAAGCAAATTGATCGTCATAAAAAAATAGTGAAGTGGACATTCCCCGTATGGGCTTATGTAGCGTTTACTGGGGTATTGGTTTATTTAATGATTAGCCCTTATTATCCAGCGTAATTGATATAAATATGAAAAAATTACTGACTTTACTTGCCTTATTTTCTATTCAAATTATTTTCGTTACCCAAAAAGCGGCAGCCCAATGTGCTATGTGTCAGGCAACTGTTGAGAGTAGTATGAGCGAAGGAGCAGGTATTGGAGCAGGGCTGAATGCTGGTATACTATACCTGGCTGCTTTTCCCTACTTGGTTTTGGGGGGCATAGCTTACTTTTGGTATAAACACAGTAAAAAACGTCGTGATGCAAAACGTATCCAAATTTCAGGCAATTACTCAGTGTAAATGTCCTAAATGTCGTAAAGGCAATGTCTTTCAATATCCTTGGGCCAGACTCAACAAATTCAGTGAAATGCACAAGTGTTGCCCAGTTTGTGGGGTAAGGTTTGAGGTAGAACCAGGTTTTTTCTTTGGGGCTATGTACATTAGTTACGCATTTTCAGTGGCTACTTTTATTATATGTGGTTTAGCAACTTATTTGTTGGGCAATAACCCAGAAGTCTGGGTATATGTGATGGTAGTGATAGTAGTAGTATTGCTTACTTTTCCCTCCTCATTTCGTTACTCAAGAATTTTGATGTTGCACCTGTTCTCAGGAATAGGCTATGAACCGGATGCTGCTGATAAAGAAGGTCAAACATAAAAGCTGACTTTATAAATATTAAAAATATACAAGGTTGAGGCAATGTCTCAACCTTTTTTTGTCGACTGTTTTTAACTGTAAACACCGTATATTAAGGATAAGCTTATGTGCTGGAAATTTCGCTTTGAGGTAAAACTTCCTACCTTTATTTGATAGATGTCGAATAATCGGCTTTTTGTATGAAATAACAGAGAAGAGTGAATAAAGCAGAGCAAACCAAAACACATATTTTAAATACAGCCTTCCGGCTTTTTTTGCAAAAAAGCTACCGCGAAGTAACAATGCAGGAGTTACAGGAAAATGCCCAAGTGAGTAGGGGAGGGTTATACCACCATTTTAAAAATAAAGAAGAAATATTTCTTGCTACAGCACATAAGTTTTTCTTTTCTATGATGGATGAATCCCTCGATATGGGAGTAATGGCAGAGCAGCCGTTTATGGAAAACTTTCAGTCATACCTTGTCCATAAGCAACAAGTAATGGATAAGATGTTGACTCACACTGAGTTGGAAGACTTAGATGCAAACTATTTTATGCTGGTCTTTCAAACCATACAGTACTTCCCTGAGACCCGCGAAGAGTTGAAAAAACAAGTGGTCCAAGAAACCAAAAACTGGGCAAACATTATTAAAATAGCTCAAAATAAAGGAGAGATTAAGCAGCATTTAGATGCGGAGGCTCTAGCCAGACATATTTATTATTTGTTAGATGGAGTGGAAATGCATTTAGTAATGATGGGTAATATTAATAGTGAAATGCACAACCGTATTACTACCATGATTGAGCAGTTGTATGAGCTTATTAGGTGGTAGGTGATGAAAGCAAAACCGTCTGTTTGATGCTTTAGGCAGACGGTTTTTAAATGAGTATAATTGTAATGTTTACATATCCAATTTTATGCGTCCGTCAGAAGTCCTCATTTGTATAAGCTTCCCTCCACCGTTCATTTTTCCATTGATACGCTTTTTAGTGGCTTTTCCGCTAAAGTTTTGTAAAGGAATATTCAATGATTCTCCTCGGATATCTAAGTCTAAACCTTGTTGTTTGGGCAAGGCGATTCTAATATTACCATCACTGGTTCGTGCCTTGAGGCTATTTTTTAGTTCTGTAAGATTTCCATGAATACTTCCATCAGAAGTGGTTAAATCTATCGAACCCGCCACATCCTCAAAAGTAATGTTACCATCAGAAGTACGGGCAATGATATCACCTTTGACTTGCATAATTTTAATATCTCCGTCACTGGTACGTAGACTTTGACGGTTTGTCAAACCTTTGATCATAATATTGCCATCCGAAGAATGTAAGTTACAGGCAGTTTGGGTAGGAACATATACCTCAAGGTGAATATTAATGGAGTTGCCATAGTTTCTCATACGTTTCTTTTCTTTAATCTTCACCTCCAGGTTATTTTGTGAGTGTGTGACAATAAAATCAAACTCTTTCTCTAGCTCAGCCTTAGATATTTTCAAGGTTCGATTATGACGTCGGGCAGTAT is part of the Microscilla marina ATCC 23134 genome and encodes:
- a CDS encoding cytochrome C oxidase subunit IV family protein produces the protein MSNVHETSTGEIPKAKTKQIWKVFWILLGLTALEFVIAFVFPPSMWRVGVFVILTIVKAFYIVAEFMHLGHEVKFLAWSIILPMIFVAWFILAMMVEGESVFTLRL
- a CDS encoding SCO family protein encodes the protein MTIFYPQGVDSVKVNGQWKVDSIYHTITPFKFTNQNNKEVSNKDVKGKIYVADFFFTRCGSICPKMTSQLTRVQNAFKDNKEINILSFSIDPEHDSVEVLKNYADQYKAISGQWHFLTGNKHEIYNLGVKGFKIPVGDEGQEVTPDYFHSSRLILVDHKGRIRGYYNGVSRDEVDKLILEIKVLLQEYKD
- a CDS encoding DUF420 domain-containing protein — encoded protein: MTNALIAEKNKRFMPVIWTVSILIPLVVAVLFYLQRKMGGLGNLNVSFLPHLNAILNSATFICLLGGFFSIKNKKEQYHRMFMMTAFVLSSLFLVSYVIYHSQGHEVPFGGQGAIRYFYFVILITHIGLSLFVVPLALFAIYFAITKQIDRHKKIVKWTFPVWAYVAFTGVLVYLMISPYYPA
- a CDS encoding DUF983 domain-containing protein, producing the protein MHKCCPVCGVRFEVEPGFFFGAMYISYAFSVATFIICGLATYLLGNNPEVWVYVMVVIVVVLLTFPSSFRYSRILMLHLFSGIGYEPDAADKEGQT
- a CDS encoding TetR/AcrR family transcriptional regulator, whose amino-acid sequence is MNKAEQTKTHILNTAFRLFLQKSYREVTMQELQENAQVSRGGLYHHFKNKEEIFLATAHKFFFSMMDESLDMGVMAEQPFMENFQSYLVHKQQVMDKMLTHTELEDLDANYFMLVFQTIQYFPETREELKKQVVQETKNWANIIKIAQNKGEIKQHLDAEALARHIYYLLDGVEMHLVMMGNINSEMHNRITTMIEQLYELIRW
- a CDS encoding DUF4097 family beta strand repeat-containing protein; translated protein: MRKPLLFTLTFALITLVCQAQKTDYSFKETYPVSNAPKVSLYTSDGDVKVHASSNNQVQIFYTARRHNRTLKISKAELEKEFDFIVTHSQNNLEVKIKEKKRMRNYGNSINIHLEVYVPTQTACNLHSSDGNIMIKGLTNRQSLRTSDGDIKIMQVKGDIIARTSDGNITFEDVAGSIDLTTSDGSIHGNLTELKNSLKARTSDGNIRIALPKQQGLDLDIRGESLNIPLQNFSGKATKKRINGKMNGGGKLIQMRTSDGRIKLDM